AAATGTGGCTTTTTAAGCAGTGCGTATTCCAGAATAATTACAGCTCTGCGAACACTGCAAGTATTATATAATATCAATACGACATTAACCACGGGCAGAACAAACCAACACTGGGCCCTTCTAAACTGCAGGAGAATGTAACTGAGGTCCTCTGTTATCGGAGAGGAGGTTGGTGCTTGCTGAATGCGTTTATTCCCTGTCAATCTGGGTCTGAAATAACCATTAGCATTTAAATTCCTCTGTTTTGCAAAGGATCAATTGAGAATTCTCGAGAACAGCTGAGCGGGCTGGCAGGGTCTCAGTATCCATGGAAATGTCGGGCCAGTCCCAATGGTCCATGCATGGAAGCTAATGCTTGGACAGAATTAGAGTGTGTCAAGGCATAATTGAGCAACTGGTTTACACCACAACTGTGAGCTACAGAAAAAATCGAATGGATCTGCACAGGGGTAAATTCTACCTAATAGCAACTCGTATTTACTGGAACTTTTCATTAGGCTTTGAAATCACCAATTATGGTCTTAGGGTATGGCAACTCCACAGGAAAATCTGACCCATGATTACATGAGAAGCAAACTGGTCTTCGAAAACTGCGTTCCCATCAACAATGCAGCAGCAACTCCTCGTTCATGAAAAGATCTGCTCTATAGCTAATATTAACAGCTAATAGATGGGAGAAGATAGATTGGATGGAGGAGAGAGTTCTGCTTTGATCCTTTCCTATAGTGCTGAGGGATGGAAGGGTAAGACTGTACAGGAGGAGCTAGGTGCTGAGTCTATGAGTGAAGCGGAGTTAATGGTGATGCCGTAAAGAAGCACATTGTCAAGACATGAATGGGTCTGGCATTCTTTTACAAGACAAAAGCAGCTTCCTGCGTTGATCTTCACTTCGAGACGTGCTGCTGGATATGATTTCGAAATGACAGGCATAGAGACCTTTCTCCGTGAAAACGCCCCACCCCCACTTGTGGTGAAGTTACAATTGTGGctctgtcatttttttttctagACTGTGGAAGGAAATGGATCCATTGAATATACCCAAATGCTATACATAAAAATGGACAATTATCCCTGTCACTGCAGAAGAGGAACTACAATGAAATGCCTTGAAGGCCCTCCTGTGTCAGATTAAGGGGCTGTTGACATGTTGTGCACCTTGTAAAATGACGAGAAGGCACTTCAGAATTACAGTTCATAATGGTGTGGTATCATTCTGCCACTCGGGATTAGCTACATTGAGGTGGCATTGAATCAATGAGACCCTCAAGATGGAAGAAAAACTACATATTACGGCTACTGGCGAAACCTCTCTTTCTGACTTATTCTACATTCTGGAGGAACGTTTAGAAATGGAACCACGAGTAGTGAAAAGGCAACGCAATGCATTTGTGCAAATACTagaaacatttgtttttgtgcGTTTTGAGGATAAAAGGTGCCTTATTGCCAGGATGGTTTCAACATGTCAACAGTGATGGCTATAAGAGAGTCCATGTAACAGGCTGAAGGAACACTTGTCTCTTGCCACACAAAGCCTGAACCAAATGGTACAGGGTAATTAACACTGTGAATGAAATGTATGACTCCCAGAGTCGGTTGGGATAGAGAGATATGACAAAGGGTCGGAAACATTTCCCCCAGGTTTCAAAATAGGTCTCTTAGAAGCCACCTCTCTGCTTCTCACAgcccttgtttttttattttaataaagtcTGAAGCAGCTTTTCTTACTATTGTGATAAACTTGctctgctgccttttttttttgcaaaatgaatATGCTGCAATGTACATGGGCGCGGAGGATGCCGGAGGCTTTTCTCTACAGAGGCAGTGATTTAAGAACATACGGACAAGGAGCAGCTCTTGTCGACTGTACATGTTATCTTCTGCCATCTGACCACACGGTTAACCAGAAGCAGGAGCTTTGTCATTGCTGGATACCACCTACAACATGTCAGAAGAGGCCGACGTCTGTAATCAAGGTGGTATCCGGTGACTTTAGCAAAATGTCtgtaatgcagcatgttcatttgaAAGGAAATCGGAGCATGAAAAGCTGATGACCTGGAGCTCTTGTTGGTGCACCTGCTAACACCaggacagtggggaaaataaatctgATAGGTATTATTCACTGTTAATGTATTATAAATGAATTGAAACTAGTGACATGCAAGGAAAATAATGAGACGGGAGACAGTGATGGTACATGATGAACAAAGCACATTTATAATGATATGAGTAAATATATTCGCATCATCGGCTAACCACTAGTTACACTGTATTGTCATAAAAACTTACAGAGCTACAGAGACTATTAACGATAAATAACCATTACCAATTAAAACACAGTTGTACGACAGCTTTGCTCTTTCCATTTTAAAAACAAGCAATATCAttcctttttttaatatatatcagTTTTCTCTTTttgaaaatgttttttcttttttttttctataatcaaAGAGAACGTGAAAATGGaagtaaagaaagaagaaaaaaagaaatagaCTTGATCATCAGATTGGAATGGCTGGATCGCCCCCCAGCTTGAGAAGCCCATGACGCTGCTTGTGAGGATATACAGCCGTGCGTCACCGGCCCCTCGGAAGTTGCGGGGCTCATAACAGTGAACACAAACTGCAACAGGAGTAAGGCAGGAAGGTTTGGGGATAAAGCAACTGATGGGAAGAAGGTTTTAAAATCAATAATCCACATTTTCAGTGTCCGCTACAGATGGAACACTATCGGTTAAACTAACATGGTGAtgaaggtctttttttttttttctcttttacgtTTAATGAAAagtaaaccaaaataaaaaaaaaaagatcacagtTCAGAAAGAGAGATGCTGGACGAGAAGCCAGACGAGAGGACATCACAATCATTGTTCAGTTATCAGTTGCACAGGAGGAGCAGCGGAAAATGTCACTGAGTTGGTTATGATGGACGTTATCAATGGATTGAAGTTGAGATGGAAGGAAAACTGTTGTTTGGGAATTTCTCAGCCTGATGATCCAGAGGTAGCCagcattttagttttttttttttttttttttatatatatattttttttagtattattatttactatttttAATTACTTTGTTGTCCATTGAATTTTTttagatagtttttttttttattatttgttttttttacgacTGCATGCATAGCATGAGAAGATGCTGGGTTTATGAACGACCACAATTCAGTGGTTTGGTGGCCCAAATGCAGAGGTTAAACAGAATGATCTGGCTAGTTGGCACTCGGAAACATGGAGGGGGTGACAAgttggaaaaaacaaaaaacaaaaaaaaaaaaacaaccaaaaaaaaaaaaaaagcttattctaaaaataaaaatttataaaaATGGCCCTTGGAGGAACCTGTGCTGCGACAGGTAGACACACGCTGGAAATGAACACTACCTCAGCTAAACAAGCATGCAGGGAAGTACTGACTGAAGCTGACATAAAGATGCCCCACGGAAAAAGAACATGCAGGTAAACGACCATCGGAGCCTGCGGCGGCTGGTGTAGCCTAGCCCCGGAGGGATCAAAAACAGCTAAAAATCACAGATACTGTTCACAGTAAAATCTACATTGACAACACTAAGAGATCGCTAGTGTTAAAATTATACACAATCAGAAGCGTTTTAAAAGGCAACGCTCTCGCTAAGTCGTTGCAGATAATGAAACCTCATCAGCTAACAGTTGGCACTTTAAGTTGTTGCGTGTGTGCGCGGTTTGGCTTAGAAAATTCCCCAATACGCACACAACACAGCACTACATCTAAAAAGGGAGGATGTTAATGGATCAACTGGTGCATGGCTGGCCAGGTACTATGGGGTCTAATTAAAACCCCAGTCCTACAAACCCCAAATGAAAGCCATTAACACTAATTGTAAAATGATAAACTAACTCTCCTACTTATAAGCTTAGttcttactaaaaaaaaaaaaataaaaatcaaagctGGAGTTTGTATGATAGAGAGGAATGCCTTTTTAGTTTTTTAAATTTAGCTGCCACAGCCCCGAACAATGGCAAGTAATAGGTTTACTGGCACCGCCATTGTCAATTGTTGCTGAACGTGTGACATCATTGTCTCTCCAGAGTACGATAGGAAATAAGGTCAACTAGTGAAGGGTAAAAAAAAAGAACATGGTTGATTAATGCAATTAAAACAAGATGGGGTGAGAGACTGGGGATTTAAAGGGTTTCAGCATGAAGGGGCAAGAGGGAAAACCCAATGGAGGAAGAAAACAGACACAGCTCTTATGAAAACCGAACGTCACCCATCAGAAGAGATAAATCTGACGGGATCAGCGATGATAGAAATGTAGCCTGGCCAGCCGGAATATTCATCGTTATACAGGTTGTTATGAAGACACTGATCTGTAAACTTACCAAAAAGGTTATTTTTTCCACAGTTTTAaccattttaatatatatttttacagtgCTTTTTTTGCAACTATATTGCTTTtagataatatatatttatatatatatctcttttatgttttaatttaaaactatttttttttctttttttttcttccaaaacaTGTGTTTCCTCATACGCTGCCACCCCAAGGCAGGAAGCATGAGTGATGTTGGACAGTGCTTTTGATTTTCTTTACTCCCTTTTGTTTTATAGGTAACTCACCCACCCGACCCCCCCTGCTGTTTCCCAGCAAAACAGTAGTTCAGTTACAGCGTCACCTAGGACTAATACTGATAACTGTGCGGGTTTCTGAAGGGACCAGCAACACGTGGCTCTGCAGTGCGTTGCTGGAGCGCGTCAGCCCTCACAGAGTTTTAAAACCTATGCGTCACTTCATGTTTACATTCAGTTCATTTTCAACTACAACAATGCTGGTAAAATGGCAGgcttcaaaaacttttttttttttaactttttttttttgacgCGTAAACAATAAAACctcaacgagagagagagagagagagagtgagagagatatAACCTGTCAAAAATccttcaaataataataataaaaaaaagtaataaaaaaaaataaaaaaacactaaaaaaaattcCCTCTCTAAAACATCCGCAGAACATGTATTATTTACAGATGCGCTTTGTCAACACTGTTGCGTTCATTTGCATAATTATATATTAATAACCCGACGCGCACTTCCCCTGccaataacaaaaacaaaaatgaaaagtaaaaaaaaactaaaatataaaTCGCTCCTGCAAAATACAGTACATCCATGAAAAGAAGAAGGGAGGAGGAAGGGACAATTAAGTTAACATCCTGGGAAAGGGAAGAAGGACGGAGGAGCAATTAACCCACTTTCTGTGGGTTGGCTGCCCTTACACCTTGCTCGTAAGTGACTCGTTGCGTGATTAGATACTGGGCAGCTTGCGTGGCAGCTGGTGTGCCTGTTATGGTTACCTTTCGGTTTCTGGTACCGGGGACAAACTCCCCTTTTTTGGAGATCTGTATCCTGGCGCCAGTCAACTCCTGATATTCCACCAATGTCTTGCCACCTTTGCCAAGAATGGCACCTACTAGATTTTCTGGCACAGCAATTTCTACTACGTCCTTGGAGCCGTCCGTTGACTTCTCAGTGCCCAAAATGGCGCTAGCAGCTAGTGGGGATGCTGCCCCAAAATATCCATTAGTAGCTGCCGTGGCTGCAGCTAAGCTGCCTAGTGCAAACGTTCCAGCCGCTCCCCCTGCAGTGCCACCACCCGCAGTTGCTTCGCTGGCATATGTAGCCAGCAAGTTGGCTGCTGCAGCTGCGGCTGGGTTGGCGCTTGCAGCGGCAGCTGCTAGTGCTCCTGTGGCGGCTGCTTGACTCAGTCCCAACCCTAAAGTATTGAGGTTATAGCCGTAACTGGCCAAGGTGTTAAGAGCTGATGTAATAGCAACCAGATCATTGCCAGTGAATCCAGACAGCACAGTAGGGAAGGCTGCAACCCCAGCGAGGTTGGCATGTCCTAATagccctgctgctgctgcagcagtAGGTAGAACTTCAGCAGTGTTGGCATATGGAGATCCTGTGGGATTGGAGTTAGCTACAGGTCCAGTGACATTGGCATAACTGATGTTTAAACAGCTGCCACTCTGTGGGTCCTCCTGGATCTTCTGCACTATAAGCTCTACGGCTTTGCGGTTTTGTTCTGGCTCTCCACTTACAGTCACCACTCGTTCTTGCAGATTAATGCCATCTGGTTTTTGGGAAAGCTGTACCCATGCACCAGATTGTTCCATTACTGCCTTCACAGTGGCTCCTCCTTTACCGATGATCAGACCTGCAGTGCTGTTGGGAACGATGATCTTCACCTGAGGTCAGAAAAACATGAGAAAGAAACCAAAGGAGAAAGAAAGATAGGTGGACATTATATCAATAGCAAGCAAGGTGGACACGTCAGTGTGGTGTTGTGCTTGATGACAGACAATGCAGTATATTCCCTTTAAATAGCAGAATGTACCTATGAAATGCTCCTTAGGGAAATTAAgtctgaaaattgtctcttcacagaGGAAGTTGAACTTGAActttagtgccatctattggacttTGTAATCCTAAAAGTATACATCAACCGTTTAACAAGCCCTGCAAGTTAGACGTCTGTCAGAGGCCGCTCATCTTGTGAAAGCAgtcctcttgctttgcactgatgagcgacaaacaccctgaaacatgtcTACAAACAGTGTCCAGTTTAGCTTTTATCCTACGGCTTGTTAAAGGGTTGGCATTGACTTTAGGATTGCTAATTCCAataggcactagagttcaagtcctcttcctctctgaagagataattttccTATGTTACTATTTCACCCGAGTTATACAGAAATAATCTGAGGTCATCCAAATTGTGCAACTCTTTTTAACATGACTTCCATTCATTCAAGGTATAAACCCCTGTTCCACAGCAAGATGATTTCCATAATTTGAAGTATAACACTTATTGAACTGAAACAAAACCTCTGCTTCTCAGTTGTGAATTTCTATGGATAAAATAATCTCTTTATTCTACAGGATGGCACTGGTGTGATTGCCTGCACAGTTTAAAGACCTCACGATACACAGGGGAAAAATAGTATTTGATactgatttttcaagttttcccacttacaaagttCATGTATCGCGAGTTTTTGCCCAACAacatccttccctcagtaagagcattgaagatgggtcgtggctgggtcttccagtgtaacaatgacccgaaacacacagccagggcaactaaggagtggctccaaaagaagcatttcaagctcctggagtggcctagccagtctccagacctgaaccaaatagaaaatctttggatggaACTGAAACTCAAAGTTGCTCACTGACAGTCCCAaatcctgaaagatctggagaagatctgtatggaggagtggggcaaaatccctgctgcagtgtgtgcaaacttagtcaagaactacaggaaatctcTGACCTCtataactgcaaa
This region of Ranitomeya imitator isolate aRanImi1 chromosome 1, aRanImi1.pri, whole genome shotgun sequence genomic DNA includes:
- the NOVA1 gene encoding RNA-binding protein Nova-1 isoform X1, whose protein sequence is MMAAAPIQQNGTHSGVPIDLDPPDSRKRPLEAPPEAGSTKRTNTGEDGQFFLKVLIPSYAAGSIIGKGGQTIVQLQKETGATIKLSKSKDFYPGTTERVCLIQGTVEALNAVHGFIAEKIREMPQNVAKTEPVSILQPQTTVNPDRIKQTLSSLPPATKSSPSDPMTISRASQVKIIVPNSTAGLIIGKGGATVKAVMEQSGAWVQLSQKPDGINLQERVVTVSGEPEQNRKAVELIVQKIQEDPQSGSCLNISYANVTGPVANSNPTGSPYANTAEVLPTAAAAAGLLGHANLAGVAAFPTVLSGFTGNDLVAITSALNTLASYGYNLNTLGLGLSQAAATGALAAAAASANPAAAAAANLLATYASEATAGGGTAGGAAGTFALGSLAAATAATNGYFGAASPLAASAILGTEKSTDGSKDVVEIAVPENLVGAILGKGGKTLVEYQELTGARIQISKKGEFVPGTRNRKVTITGTPAATQAAQYLITQRVTYEQGVRAANPQKVG
- the NOVA1 gene encoding RNA-binding protein Nova-1 isoform X2, which gives rise to MMAAAPIQQNGTHSGVPIDLDPPDSRKRPLEAPPEAGSTKRTNTGEDGQFFLKVLIPSYAAGSIIGKGGQTIVQLQKETGATIKLSKSKDFYPGTTERVCLIQGTVEALNAVHGFIAEKIREMPQNVAKTEPVSILQPQTTVNPDRIKQVKIIVPNSTAGLIIGKGGATVKAVMEQSGAWVQLSQKPDGINLQERVVTVSGEPEQNRKAVELIVQKIQEDPQSGSCLNISYANVTGPVANSNPTGSPYANTAEVLPTAAAAAGLLGHANLAGVAAFPTVLSGFTGNDLVAITSALNTLASYGYNLNTLGLGLSQAAATGALAAAAASANPAAAAAANLLATYASEATAGGGTAGGAAGTFALGSLAAATAATNGYFGAASPLAASAILGTEKSTDGSKDVVEIAVPENLVGAILGKGGKTLVEYQELTGARIQISKKGEFVPGTRNRKVTITGTPAATQAAQYLITQRVTYEQGVRAANPQKVG
- the NOVA1 gene encoding RNA-binding protein Nova-1 isoform X5 — its product is MCPSIFTFISIGGITMQRCREDGQFFLKVLIPSYAAGSIIGKGGQTIVQLQKETGATIKLSKSKDFYPGTTERVCLIQGTVEALNAVHGFIAEKIREMPQNVAKTEPVSILQPQTTVNPDRIKQVKIIVPNSTAGLIIGKGGATVKAVMEQSGAWVQLSQKPDGINLQERVVTVSGEPEQNRKAVELIVQKIQEDPQSGSCLNISYANVTGPVANSNPTGSPYANTAEVLPTAAAAAGLLGHANLAGVAAFPTVLSGFTGNDLVAITSALNTLASYGYNLNTLGLGLSQAAATGALAAAAASANPAAAAAANLLATYASEATAGGGTAGGAAGTFALGSLAAATAATNGYFGAASPLAASAILGTEKSTDGSKDVVEIAVPENLVGAILGKGGKTLVEYQELTGARIQISKKGEFVPGTRNRKVTITGTPAATQAAQYLITQRVTYEQGVRAANPQKVG
- the NOVA1 gene encoding RNA-binding protein Nova-1 isoform X4, with product MHLLRNCKEDQWVFSWLGCMLPSQESHMDLHFYHKLYRDIYLLEHVEVMQKDGQFFLKVLIPSYAAGSIIGKGGQTIVQLQKETGATIKLSKSKDFYPGTTERVCLIQGTVEALNAVHGFIAEKIREMPQNVAKTEPVSILQPQTTVNPDRIKQVKIIVPNSTAGLIIGKGGATVKAVMEQSGAWVQLSQKPDGINLQERVVTVSGEPEQNRKAVELIVQKIQEDPQSGSCLNISYANVTGPVANSNPTGSPYANTAEVLPTAAAAAGLLGHANLAGVAAFPTVLSGFTGNDLVAITSALNTLASYGYNLNTLGLGLSQAAATGALAAAAASANPAAAAAANLLATYASEATAGGGTAGGAAGTFALGSLAAATAATNGYFGAASPLAASAILGTEKSTDGSKDVVEIAVPENLVGAILGKGGKTLVEYQELTGARIQISKKGEFVPGTRNRKVTITGTPAATQAAQYLITQRVTYEQGVRAANPQKVG
- the NOVA1 gene encoding RNA-binding protein Nova-1 isoform X3, with translation MCPSIFTFISIGGITMQRCREDGQFFLKVLIPSYAAGSIIGKGGQTIVQLQKETGATIKLSKSKDFYPGTTERVCLIQGTVEALNAVHGFIAEKIREMPQNVAKTEPVSILQPQTTVNPDRIKQTLSSLPPATKSSPSDPMTISRASQVKIIVPNSTAGLIIGKGGATVKAVMEQSGAWVQLSQKPDGINLQERVVTVSGEPEQNRKAVELIVQKIQEDPQSGSCLNISYANVTGPVANSNPTGSPYANTAEVLPTAAAAAGLLGHANLAGVAAFPTVLSGFTGNDLVAITSALNTLASYGYNLNTLGLGLSQAAATGALAAAAASANPAAAAAANLLATYASEATAGGGTAGGAAGTFALGSLAAATAATNGYFGAASPLAASAILGTEKSTDGSKDVVEIAVPENLVGAILGKGGKTLVEYQELTGARIQISKKGEFVPGTRNRKVTITGTPAATQAAQYLITQRVTYEQGVRAANPQKVG
- the NOVA1 gene encoding RNA-binding protein Nova-1 isoform X6, encoding MLPSQESHMDLHFYHKLYRDIYLLEHVEVMQKDGQFFLKVLIPSYAAGSIIGKGGQTIVQLQKETGATIKLSKSKDFYPGTTERVCLIQGTVEALNAVHGFIAEKIREMPQNVAKTEPVSILQPQTTVNPDRIKQTLSSLPPATKSSPSDPMTISRASQVKIIVPNSTAGLIIGKGGATVKAVMEQSGAWVQLSQKPDGINLQERVVTVSGEPEQNRKAVELIVQKIQEDPQSGSCLNISYANVTGPVANSNPTGSPYANTAEVLPTAAAAAGLLGHANLAGVAAFPTVLSGFTGNDLVAITSALNTLASYGYNLNTLGLGLSQAAATGALAAAAASANPAAAAAANLLATYASEATAGGGTAGGAAGTFALGSLAAATAATNGYFGAASPLAASAILGTEKSTDGSKDVVEIAVPENLVGAILGKGGKTLVEYQELTGARIQISKKGEFVPGTRNRKVTITGTPAATQAAQYLITQRVTYEQGVRAANPQKVG